A section of the Sceloporus undulatus isolate JIND9_A2432 ecotype Alabama chromosome 3, SceUnd_v1.1, whole genome shotgun sequence genome encodes:
- the LOC121926631 gene encoding uncharacterized protein LOC121926631: protein MESGGSSSSAWKGGSPLGSRTFRLVLLRRLRPRREGSLAAALAQAMALAVTGTAGAYPSWVLVTRGEGHPEPGELVLGAAWAFTRDDPAPEAPLLGSAGGPLMLAMAACCLLAVLSGSAALALDFLGQRRWRLLAPLLHGLTAVLIACAAALGSCLLALVRGRLQAEPELRSLGFSTSPGQSLFLAFLACALASTATGLSCTSPARVEPARSSWDFGAGEERHSAAFCQYAFSSRRRRRGAPEAYDDDDDDASSAGSGHVHWSQAPGDTPAPAPEEQEEGPPQEPPAAEAGGRGWLQRYCDSAWRLLGDLAWNLGPGAAPPTPPEEGDRQQEGSSRWTDV from the coding sequence ATGGAGAGCGGGGGCTCCTCCTCGTCGGCCTGGAAGGGCGGGAGCCCGCTGGGCTCGCGGACCTTCCGGCTGGTGCTGCTCCGGCGGTTGCGTCCCCGCCGGGAGGGCAGCCTGGCGGCGGCGCTGGCTCAGGCCATGGCGCTGGCGGTGACGGGGACGGCGGGGGCCTACCCGTCCTGGGTGCTGGTGACGCGGGGCGAGGGCCATCCTGAGCCGGGGGAGCTGGTGCTGGGGGCGGCCTGGGCCTTCACGCGGGACGACCCTGCCCCCGAGGCGCCGCTGCTGGGCTCGGCGGGGGGCCCCCTGATGCTGGCCATGGCCGCCTGCTGCCTGCTGGCCGTGCTCTCGGGCTCGGCGGCGCTGGCGCTGGACTTCCTGGGGCAGCGGCGCTGGCGGCTCCTGGCCCCGCTGCTCCACGGCTTGACGGCGGTGCTGATCGCCTGCGCGGCGGCGCTGGGCTCCTGCCTGCTGGCGCTGGTCCGGGGCCGCCTCCAGGCGGAGCCCGAGCTGCGCTCGCTGGGCTTCTCCACCAGCCCCGGGCAGAGCCTCTTCCTGGCCTTCCTGGCCTGCGCCTTGGCCTCCACCGCCACCGGCCTCAGCTGCACCTCCCCGGCCCGAGTCGAGCCCGCCCGGTCCTCCTGGGACTTCGGCGCCGGCGAGGAGCGCCACTCCGCCGCCTTCTGCCAGTACGCCTTCTCCTCCAGGCGCCGGCGCCGCGGGGCCCCCGAGGCctacgacgacgacgacgacgacgcctCCTCCGCGGGCAGCGGCCACGTCCACTGGAGCCAGGCGCCCGGAGACACCCCGGCCCCGGCCccggaggagcaggaggaagggccGCCGCAGGAGCCCCCCGCTGCAGAGGCCGGGGGAAGGGGCTGGCTCCAGAGGTACTGCGACTCCGCCTGGAGGCTCCTGGGGGACCTCGCCTGGAACCTCGGCCCCGGAGCTGCCCCGCCGACGCCCCCCGAGGAAGGAGACCGGCAGCAGGAGGGCTCTTCCCGCTGGACAGACGTCTaa